In Jeotgalibaca arthritidis, a single genomic region encodes these proteins:
- a CDS encoding cupin domain-containing protein, producing MTESFKETDQQPFVIDFKELVMENDSYRKVIWTGNHIQALIMSIPENEEAGTEVHHNIDQYTRIEDGQGVCRMGPSPDEFTYERAITTNDAIFIPGNMWHNIINTGGRPLKLYTIYSIPEYAEGTIHHTREDASGHTLLSE from the coding sequence ATGACTGAATCATTCAAGGAAACAGACCAACAACCCTTTGTTATTGATTTTAAGGAATTAGTGATGGAAAACGACTCTTATCGCAAAGTCATTTGGACTGGTAATCACATTCAAGCTTTAATTATGTCTATCCCAGAAAATGAAGAAGCAGGCACTGAAGTCCACCACAATATCGACCAGTATACGCGTATTGAAGACGGCCAAGGAGTGTGCCGGATGGGTCCAAGCCCTGATGAATTTACCTATGAGCGGGCAATCACAACCAATGACGCTATTTTCATTCCCGGAAATATGTGGCACAATATTATTAACACGGGTGGCCGGCCATTGAAACTGTATACGATTTACTCAATTCCAGAATATGCAGAAGGAACGATTCATCATACCCGTGAGGATGCAAGCGGCCATACTTTATTATCCGAATAA
- a CDS encoding iron chaperone → MKEKLKVEAIQMELYQDFLNKMPQAEQRQHVEELLNWVMTEFPNLKAEYKWNQPMFTDHGTYIIGFSVAKHHLAVAPEVAGINQFKDEFDKRGLSYTQNLVRLPFDQAIPYDLLKEMIAFNQHDKADHQKFWR, encoded by the coding sequence ATGAAAGAAAAACTGAAAGTTGAGGCGATACAGATGGAACTTTATCAGGACTTTTTAAATAAAATGCCACAAGCTGAACAACGCCAGCATGTGGAAGAATTATTAAACTGGGTTATGACCGAATTCCCTAATCTAAAAGCTGAATATAAATGGAACCAACCGATGTTTACCGATCATGGAACCTATATTATTGGCTTTAGTGTGGCGAAACATCATCTTGCAGTTGCGCCAGAAGTGGCAGGGATTAATCAATTTAAAGATGAGTTCGATAAACGGGGCTTGTCTTATACTCAAAACTTAGTACGTTTACCATTTGATCAAGCTATTCCATATGATTTATTAAAAGAAATGATCGCCTTTAACCAACATGATAAAGCTGATCACCAAAAATTCTGGCGTTAG
- a CDS encoding NAD-dependent protein deacylase — protein sequence MQKDIQELVQLIKSAKRIVGFTGAGISTASGIPDFRSAGGFFDQLSGQHYSGEEALSVPFFKQQPELFFENFRTILDFPDAEPNAGHLFFKQLEDSGKTVTVVTQNIDNLHEKAGNKHVLAVHGNATKWQDAKTGQAVSSDALRWDKRGIAVDEKGQRLKPQVILYGDRLDERVMEEASKAIREADLLIVVGTSLNVYPAAYLIDDFRGEHLVLINQTTVADMKRFDLVVQTDCNAFLKEVTKQLS from the coding sequence GTGCAAAAAGATATTCAAGAACTTGTTCAACTGATTAAATCTGCCAAGCGAATTGTTGGCTTCACTGGTGCGGGCATTTCTACGGCTAGCGGGATTCCTGACTTTCGTTCAGCGGGTGGCTTTTTTGACCAACTGAGCGGCCAGCATTATAGTGGGGAAGAGGCACTGAGTGTGCCTTTTTTTAAGCAGCAACCTGAATTATTCTTTGAAAATTTCCGAACGATTTTGGATTTTCCAGATGCAGAACCCAATGCCGGACACCTCTTCTTCAAACAGCTAGAAGATAGTGGTAAAACAGTCACCGTTGTGACGCAGAATATTGATAACTTACACGAAAAGGCAGGCAATAAACACGTTTTGGCCGTTCACGGCAACGCTACGAAATGGCAAGATGCCAAAACGGGCCAAGCCGTTTCGAGTGACGCTTTGCGCTGGGATAAACGAGGGATTGCGGTTGATGAAAAGGGCCAACGACTAAAACCGCAAGTGATTTTATACGGCGATCGTTTAGATGAAAGGGTCATGGAGGAGGCTTCCAAAGCTATCCGGGAAGCAGACTTATTGATTGTTGTTGGCACCAGTTTAAATGTCTATCCTGCTGCTTACTTAATCGATGATTTTCGAGGTGAGCATTTAGTTTTAATTAATCAAACGACGGTTGCTGATATGAAACGTTTTGATCTAGTCGTTCAAACAGACTGCAATGCTTTTTTGAAGGAAGTCACTAAGCAACTTTCATAG
- a CDS encoding ASCH domain-containing protein — MNEKQMWQAFITEQPAYKDENYQAWQYGAIPDELAQLTLSGIKTATSSAHCLYEIEKEELPKAGEWHIILDSSDQAVCIIRLVTVTVYPFKDVPAEIAYQEGEGDRTLAYWRAVHQRFFTDLLVDYDLSFSEEMLVVCEQFECVYPAKREVNR; from the coding sequence ATGAACGAAAAACAAATGTGGCAAGCCTTTATTACTGAGCAGCCAGCTTACAAAGATGAAAACTATCAAGCTTGGCAATATGGTGCCATTCCTGATGAATTGGCTCAGTTAACCTTAAGTGGCATCAAAACAGCAACGTCTTCTGCGCATTGCTTATATGAAATTGAAAAGGAAGAGCTTCCTAAAGCCGGGGAGTGGCATATCATCTTAGATTCAAGTGACCAAGCTGTCTGCATTATTCGACTAGTGACAGTTACGGTTTATCCGTTTAAAGATGTACCAGCAGAGATTGCTTACCAAGAAGGTGAAGGCGATCGCACATTGGCCTATTGGCGAGCAGTCCATCAACGCTTTTTTACAGATCTTTTGGTTGATTATGACTTAAGTTTTTCAGAAGAAATGCTAGTGGTTTGCGAACAATTTGAGTGTGTTTACCCTGCTAAACGTGAGGTGAACCGATGA
- a CDS encoding FAD/NAD(P)-binding protein, protein MKVAIIGMGVAGISVLSAMADQQMTKEWDILLFDGQTFGTGLPYQADSELLLLNQTARTMSLDKDDPADFTKWAETNKAVVDAEHKHLPRTWYGEYLKEKLDAAVSYCQPTIIKEDVQAIDRLGDGRFRVQLKSGNYVVDCVHLCTGHLPYQDPYHLKRHPHFIYHPYPVQEKLAHIPQGKRVGVIGTSLTAIDMMRVLRASDPTVKLSFFSQSGHFSSVRSSEPLYEMTYLTAERLADEKARGDGFIRLDMLIDWFKKECAEKEIDWQSVFEDFGQGSREQLAQQLENSGDLGKVQAILHQLDDMLPEFWLALRDTDKQRFLNEYSVQFETIRSPMPRQSVEDLVQLWQSGEIAVYGGMREVFVDDEHFEVVLANGKWVAVDYLINASGQEKRVSLATDQSPLITQMLSNRLIQSEEFGGVQVEWPSLRAISQRYGIITNLYIHGQLIHGIQHGNNTAGMLMRHAHQVVEGMIQP, encoded by the coding sequence ATGAAAGTAGCCATTATTGGAATGGGTGTAGCTGGTATTAGTGTTCTGTCTGCTATGGCCGACCAACAAATGACTAAAGAGTGGGATATTCTACTTTTTGACGGTCAGACATTCGGTACAGGTTTACCTTATCAAGCTGATTCTGAATTATTATTATTGAATCAAACTGCAAGAACGATGAGTTTGGACAAAGACGACCCAGCTGACTTTACAAAATGGGCGGAAACGAACAAAGCAGTCGTAGATGCGGAACACAAACACCTGCCTCGTACTTGGTACGGCGAGTATTTGAAAGAAAAGCTAGATGCTGCCGTTTCGTATTGCCAGCCGACGATAATAAAAGAAGATGTCCAAGCAATCGATCGCTTGGGGGATGGCCGCTTCCGTGTACAGTTAAAAAGTGGCAATTATGTAGTTGATTGTGTCCACCTTTGTACGGGACATTTGCCGTATCAAGATCCGTACCATTTGAAGAGACACCCTCATTTTATTTACCATCCTTACCCGGTTCAGGAAAAATTAGCCCATATCCCGCAAGGTAAACGTGTTGGGGTGATAGGAACGAGCTTAACAGCTATTGATATGATGCGGGTTTTACGAGCATCTGATCCAACCGTCAAACTGTCTTTCTTTTCTCAATCGGGTCATTTTTCTTCGGTTCGTAGTAGTGAACCACTGTATGAGATGACTTATTTAACAGCTGAACGGCTGGCCGATGAAAAAGCGCGCGGTGATGGCTTTATAAGGCTTGATATGTTAATTGATTGGTTTAAAAAAGAGTGTGCAGAAAAAGAAATTGATTGGCAGTCTGTCTTTGAAGACTTTGGACAAGGTAGCCGAGAGCAATTGGCTCAGCAGCTAGAAAATAGTGGGGACTTAGGGAAGGTCCAAGCTATTCTGCATCAGCTGGATGATATGCTGCCTGAATTTTGGCTAGCTTTAAGGGATACTGATAAACAACGATTTTTAAATGAGTACAGTGTGCAGTTTGAGACGATTCGCAGTCCCATGCCACGTCAGTCGGTAGAGGATTTAGTCCAATTATGGCAGAGTGGCGAGATTGCAGTTTATGGTGGTATGAGGGAAGTTTTTGTGGATGATGAGCATTTCGAAGTCGTTTTGGCAAATGGTAAGTGGGTAGCAGTTGATTATCTAATTAATGCGAGCGGACAAGAGAAAAGGGTTAGTTTAGCGACCGACCAATCGCCTTTGATTACCCAGATGTTGAGTAATCGATTGATTCAATCGGAAGAATTTGGTGGTGTTCAAGTTGAATGGCCTTCTTTACGAGCAATTAGTCAACGCTACGGCATCATCACTAATTTGTATATTCATGGGCAATTGATTCATGGTATTCAACATGGCAATAATACGGCCGGAATGCTGATGCGCCATGCTCATCAAGTCGTTGAAGGTATGATTCAACCCTAA
- a CDS encoding GNAT family N-acetyltransferase — MIRHARAEDSPLLFDLLLEIFEDMELPILKQLAPQTFKNVMVSCMQEDFYRYSYKNGIVLEEDGVIMGCCYGYKGELEQALNLPFQQALASYGMEDVLLFPDAETFSGEWYLDSLVTAKDQRGKGVAGKLLAALPTFARDAGESVIGLNCDKVNDRARHVYEKNGFVAHSELTLSGHLYDHMQKAID, encoded by the coding sequence ATGATTCGTCACGCAAGAGCTGAAGACAGCCCACTATTATTTGATTTATTACTGGAAATTTTTGAAGATATGGAGCTCCCTATTTTAAAACAACTGGCTCCTCAAACCTTTAAAAACGTCATGGTTTCCTGTATGCAAGAAGATTTCTACCGCTACAGTTACAAAAATGGCATTGTTTTAGAAGAAGATGGTGTCATTATGGGCTGTTGCTATGGCTATAAAGGCGAACTCGAGCAAGCCTTAAATCTACCCTTCCAACAGGCACTTGCCTCATACGGTATGGAAGACGTTTTGTTATTTCCCGATGCAGAAACCTTTTCGGGAGAATGGTACTTAGATTCTTTAGTCACAGCCAAAGACCAACGCGGCAAAGGAGTCGCTGGTAAATTACTAGCAGCTTTGCCTACTTTTGCCAGAGATGCTGGCGAATCCGTCATTGGTTTAAACTGCGATAAAGTAAATGACCGCGCTCGCCATGTTTATGAAAAAAATGGCTTTGTTGCACATTCTGAACTTACCCTCAGCGGCCATCTATATGACCATATGCAAAAAGCGATTGATTAA
- a CDS encoding DUF488 domain-containing protein has translation MTQLKVKRIYDPYDQADGRRILVDRLWPRGIKKEEAQLDDWLKDIAPTPDLRKWFHEDKERFETFSEKYQDELTDNEAVTTIIDALEEGDVSLIYAAKDKQRNHAVVLQHFIEERR, from the coding sequence ATGACTCAGTTAAAGGTAAAACGGATCTACGACCCTTATGATCAAGCGGATGGCAGACGCATTTTAGTTGACCGGCTCTGGCCAAGAGGCATTAAGAAGGAGGAGGCACAGTTGGATGATTGGCTAAAGGATATTGCGCCAACTCCCGATTTGCGAAAATGGTTTCATGAAGATAAAGAGCGTTTCGAAACCTTTAGTGAAAAGTACCAAGATGAATTGACGGATAATGAAGCCGTTACGACTATTATAGATGCTCTCGAAGAAGGGGATGTCAGCTTAATCTATGCGGCTAAAGATAAGCAACGGAATCATGCTGTTGTTCTGCAACACTTTATAGAAGAAAGACGTTAA
- a CDS encoding helix-turn-helix transcriptional regulator — protein sequence MYTMSNIKNLSLKIVSAEKNTITADQSTAFQKYPYVKIVFINNGEGLLTFKDTSEKVGPNQIVLLNPNIDYYWELNPSQYLEVTEIGVHGLEFSHIGEAEHDFTFYKYDRTDTDSALFTELLIKELTTKKPGSEEIAKRYIEIILIQLLRNEEFSIRNSLNKKNHKEIQTVKNFMKVNYHKNITLDDLVELVHINKFYLIRIFKQEVGMSPIDYLIHIRIDEAQKMLRNTNIAIADIAHLVGFQSPSHFSKTFRELSNITPSQYRRQGNMPPTPPQA from the coding sequence ATGTATACGATGTCCAATATCAAAAACCTATCCTTAAAAATCGTTTCTGCAGAAAAGAATACGATTACTGCGGATCAATCAACAGCTTTTCAAAAATACCCTTATGTTAAAATTGTCTTTATCAACAATGGCGAAGGCTTGCTAACATTTAAAGATACTTCTGAAAAAGTTGGACCAAATCAAATCGTTCTATTAAATCCTAATATTGATTACTACTGGGAATTGAATCCTAGCCAATATTTAGAAGTTACTGAAATTGGGGTTCACGGTCTAGAGTTTTCTCATATCGGAGAAGCAGAACATGACTTTACATTCTATAAATACGATCGCACAGATACAGATAGCGCTCTATTTACAGAATTATTAATAAAAGAGCTAACAACTAAAAAACCTGGCTCTGAAGAAATTGCGAAACGTTATATTGAGATCATTTTGATTCAATTATTGCGTAACGAAGAATTCTCAATTCGCAACTCATTGAATAAGAAAAACCATAAGGAAATCCAAACTGTTAAGAACTTTATGAAAGTAAACTACCATAAAAACATTACCTTGGATGACCTTGTAGAATTAGTTCATATCAACAAATTCTACTTAATCCGTATTTTCAAACAAGAAGTGGGTATGTCACCAATTGATTACCTCATCCACATCCGTATTGATGAAGCACAAAAAATGCTTCGCAATACAAACATTGCGATTGCTGATATCGCACACTTAGTTGGATTCCAATCACCATCACACTTCTCTAAGACATTCCGTGAATTATCTAATATCACGCCGTCACAATATCGTCGCCAAGGCAATATGCCTCCGACACCACCACAAGCATAA
- a CDS encoding DUF4153 domain-containing protein yields MELWNRLKKSFSGIGQAFVRYPVTILWLIGIATLTALEIGSYDLQYGKLIFTFVSGAVLSIVAQQLHERFYRKTTQRWVLLAGSVLLTALYYFTLVRWDSYDYIYFIRSGVFSFALFIAFIWIPTAKNEKLFFHQHFLAIFKSILTILLFSLVLTIGTAAIILTVDNLLFSVPTNAVSHAMNIIWSLFAPIYFLGMIPYYDERDSEETYHVPRFLEILLVYIVIPLTAIYTVILLLYVVLNISGEFWTDNLLEPMLVSYAIVVIVVYLLTCNLDHRFASWFRKIFPKIMLPIVAFQTLSSILKIQEMGITYGRYYVILFGLFAVFSSIVFSFFKPHQNGWIAIVLLVLGLISITPPIDAFTVARNSQLNRLETTLIENDMLVDGDIQPKKDVSETDRIIISKSLDNLVMFGEIDRVTYLPENFSLYADFERVFGFPMQYGSYTPTSDNNRYAYLNMTESIGLEISGMDYWNYISFTTTEDVNVNLLNNHLFVMTADNENYFNIQLKDEDGNVLIEANTAEDMDAVLEETTTKEQVALSEMTLIYENEEVKLTIVLLNLSQYSEEINGEAYLFVDYK; encoded by the coding sequence ATGGAACTCTGGAATCGGTTGAAAAAAAGTTTTAGTGGCATAGGGCAGGCATTTGTTCGCTATCCTGTTACAATTTTATGGTTAATTGGAATTGCAACATTAACGGCTCTGGAAATCGGCTCTTACGATTTACAATATGGTAAACTTATTTTTACATTTGTTAGTGGAGCGGTTTTAAGTATTGTAGCTCAACAACTTCATGAACGGTTTTATCGAAAAACGACCCAGCGCTGGGTATTACTGGCGGGTTCTGTTTTATTAACAGCCCTGTACTACTTTACTTTAGTGAGATGGGATTCTTACGACTATATTTACTTTATTAGGAGTGGGGTGTTTAGTTTTGCACTCTTCATTGCCTTTATCTGGATTCCAACAGCCAAAAATGAAAAACTCTTTTTCCATCAACATTTTCTGGCCATATTCAAATCTATTCTAACGATTTTATTGTTCTCGCTGGTTCTAACGATTGGGACGGCAGCTATTATTTTGACTGTAGATAATTTACTATTCTCAGTTCCAACTAACGCTGTCAGTCATGCTATGAATATCATTTGGTCGTTATTTGCACCGATTTATTTCCTCGGCATGATTCCTTACTACGACGAGCGAGATTCTGAAGAAACCTATCACGTACCACGCTTTTTAGAAATACTGTTGGTTTACATTGTCATTCCTTTGACTGCGATTTACACAGTCATTCTCCTCCTTTATGTTGTTCTCAATATTAGTGGCGAGTTCTGGACAGACAATTTACTCGAACCGATGCTAGTCAGCTACGCCATTGTCGTTATCGTCGTCTACTTATTGACTTGTAATCTTGACCATCGTTTTGCAAGTTGGTTTAGAAAGATTTTTCCTAAAATTATGTTACCAATTGTCGCTTTCCAAACCCTTTCTAGTATTTTAAAGATTCAAGAAATGGGTATCACTTACGGTCGCTACTATGTCATTTTGTTTGGACTATTTGCTGTTTTTTCGAGTATAGTCTTTAGTTTCTTTAAACCGCACCAAAACGGTTGGATTGCAATTGTATTGTTGGTGCTAGGATTAATTTCCATTACACCGCCGATTGATGCCTTTACGGTGGCGCGAAACAGCCAATTAAATCGCTTAGAAACAACTTTAATTGAAAATGACATGTTAGTTGACGGAGACATTCAACCGAAAAAAGATGTTTCTGAAACAGATCGGATTATTATTTCGAAAAGCTTGGATAATTTAGTAATGTTTGGTGAGATTGACCGCGTGACTTATTTGCCAGAGAACTTTTCATTGTATGCAGATTTTGAGCGTGTTTTCGGATTCCCAATGCAGTACGGTAGTTATACGCCAACATCTGATAACAACCGTTACGCTTACCTCAATATGACCGAATCAATCGGGCTAGAGATCAGCGGCATGGATTATTGGAACTATATCAGCTTTACGACCACAGAAGACGTTAACGTCAACTTGCTGAATAACCATCTCTTTGTAATGACAGCAGACAATGAAAACTACTTTAACATCCAATTGAAAGATGAAGATGGCAATGTGTTGATTGAGGCTAACACAGCTGAAGATATGGATGCCGTATTGGAAGAAACAACAACGAAAGAGCAAGTCGCCTTATCCGAAATGACACTGATTTATGAGAATGAAGAGGTAAAATTAACGATTGTGCTCTTGAATCTCAGCCAATACAGCGAAGAAATCAATGGTGAAGCCTATCTCTTTGTAGATTATAAGTAA
- a CDS encoding heavy metal translocating P-type ATPase, translated as MVEYLTKSRQGQFLVVGVLFTILGFIFIPINDAYSSILFYISIFFLGFYAAKHAVVETIKDRSPNVDLLMVLAAVGAVIIDFESEGAGLLLIFAAAEVLEDYATNKSTSAISELMAQVPDTAQVLKENGDVVVTPTKELVIGDIVVVSKGGQIPIDGLIDRNAIVNEAALTGESVPVEKELEEEVFAGTINEGNVFHIEVNKTLNQTMFSNIIRMVEEAQNKPSRIAKFIDRIESKYVIGVLIIVPIFIFFLYYFLSLPLEEAFYRGMVLLTVASPCALVASATPATLSAISNGAKNGILFKGGAAMEALSTMNILYTDKTGTLTYGDFQVVDYHLDQELLKEVIYMEQQSSHPIGRAIVSAFKEINLAQVNQAESIEEIAGSGIKKGAILVGKPDAFKQYDKFDQFEKLLEKGDTTIFVAKGNEVVGYFSLRDRIRPQSASTVADFQKEGIKVYLLTGDNEKVAAQVAKEVKVDDYISSMLPEDKIDFVLKSQGKEDVVGMIGDGINDAPALANADIGIAMGSGSSVAMESSDVVVVKNDLSKLFYSYQLSKKLNKIIIQNVIFSIAVIVSLITLNMFGVLGLPLGVLFHEGSTILVILNGLRLLGSEKTKAELSGAC; from the coding sequence ATGGTTGAGTATCTAACAAAAAGTAGGCAAGGACAATTTTTAGTTGTCGGTGTTTTATTTACAATCTTAGGGTTTATCTTTATCCCAATAAATGATGCATACAGTTCCATACTATTTTATATTTCAATTTTCTTTTTAGGCTTCTATGCGGCAAAACATGCTGTTGTTGAAACGATTAAAGATCGCTCACCAAATGTCGACCTATTAATGGTTTTGGCAGCAGTTGGTGCAGTAATCATTGATTTTGAGTCTGAAGGAGCGGGGTTGCTATTGATTTTTGCTGCTGCAGAAGTTTTGGAAGATTATGCAACGAACAAATCCACCAGCGCGATTTCAGAATTAATGGCGCAAGTACCCGACACAGCCCAAGTGCTAAAAGAAAATGGGGATGTAGTGGTTACCCCTACGAAAGAGTTAGTTATTGGGGACATTGTCGTGGTATCGAAGGGTGGTCAAATCCCTATTGATGGCTTGATCGACCGAAATGCAATCGTGAATGAAGCGGCTTTAACGGGTGAGTCTGTCCCAGTAGAAAAAGAGTTAGAGGAGGAAGTTTTTGCCGGAACGATTAATGAAGGAAATGTTTTTCATATAGAAGTAAACAAGACACTGAATCAAACCATGTTTTCCAATATTATCCGGATGGTTGAAGAAGCACAAAACAAACCTTCTCGAATCGCAAAGTTTATAGACCGTATTGAAAGTAAGTACGTGATTGGCGTTTTAATTATCGTACCTATTTTCATCTTCTTTCTATATTATTTCCTAAGCCTACCATTAGAAGAAGCATTTTATCGTGGAATGGTACTTTTAACAGTGGCTAGTCCATGTGCATTGGTGGCATCAGCTACACCGGCTACGTTAAGCGCGATAAGTAATGGAGCCAAAAACGGTATCTTATTTAAAGGTGGAGCCGCAATGGAAGCGTTAAGTACAATGAATATTTTGTATACAGATAAGACCGGAACATTGACGTATGGCGACTTCCAAGTGGTCGATTATCATTTGGACCAAGAGCTGTTAAAAGAAGTCATTTATATGGAGCAACAATCCAGTCACCCAATCGGAAGAGCAATTGTTTCTGCCTTTAAAGAGATTAACTTAGCACAAGTGAATCAAGCGGAATCGATTGAAGAAATTGCTGGTTCGGGAATTAAAAAAGGGGCAATCCTAGTTGGAAAACCGGATGCATTTAAGCAATATGATAAATTTGATCAGTTTGAAAAGCTACTGGAAAAAGGCGATACGACCATATTTGTAGCGAAGGGAAATGAAGTCGTCGGTTACTTCTCACTCCGGGATCGAATTCGTCCGCAGTCAGCGAGTACGGTTGCGGATTTCCAAAAAGAGGGCATCAAGGTTTATCTTTTAACGGGAGATAACGAAAAGGTTGCGGCACAGGTTGCAAAGGAAGTAAAGGTAGATGACTATATTTCTTCCATGTTACCGGAAGATAAAATAGATTTTGTCTTAAAAAGCCAAGGAAAAGAAGACGTTGTTGGGATGATTGGCGATGGGATCAATGATGCGCCCGCGCTAGCGAATGCAGATATCGGAATTGCGATGGGAAGTGGCTCGTCAGTCGCAATGGAATCCTCTGATGTCGTTGTAGTGAAGAATGATTTGTCTAAATTGTTTTATAGCTATCAGCTAAGCAAGAAATTAAATAAAATCATTATTCAAAATGTCATTTTCTCCATCGCTGTTATTGTCAGCTTGATTACTTTAAATATGTTCGGCGTTCTGGGACTTCCTTTAGGAGTACTATTCCATGAGGGCTCCACAATCCTCGTCATCTTAAACGGCTTGCGGTTGTTAGGGTCCGAAAAAACAAAAGCGGAATTAAGTGGTGCTTGTTAG
- a CDS encoding JAB domain-containing protein — protein sequence MAEKINTVSIKSNITEIVRVKQIVMERPLEYKGGITSTETAGRLGVSEIGDEAQEVVLILILDTKNQINAIHRVFTGSLNSSVAHPREIFRSTILNNGARIILYHNHPSSDLINIVSEADLVFTQRMMEAGNVLGIELLDHFIVSETKWLSFKEMGLL from the coding sequence ATGGCGGAAAAAATAAATACCGTTTCAATTAAAAGTAACATTACGGAAATTGTCCGGGTCAAGCAAATCGTGATGGAAAGGCCTCTTGAATATAAAGGCGGAATAACTTCAACAGAAACAGCTGGTCGTTTGGGAGTCAGTGAAATCGGGGATGAAGCGCAGGAAGTGGTGCTTATCCTTATCCTGGATACAAAAAATCAAATTAATGCGATCCATCGGGTTTTCACCGGCAGTTTAAATTCAAGCGTTGCCCATCCTAGAGAGATATTTAGAAGTACGATTCTCAATAATGGGGCGCGGATTATACTCTATCATAACCACCCCAGCTCAGACCTCATAAACATAGTATCCGAAGCAGACCTCGTTTTCACCCAACGAATGATGGAAGCAGGGAACGTTCTTGGAATCGAATTATTGGACCATTTTATCGTTTCAGAAACCAAATGGTTATCCTTCAAAGAAATGGGCTTACTCTAA
- a CDS encoding tyrosine-type recombinase/integrase, with the protein MTYNVQPLRTQQEINDFLFCLRRNQNAERDVFLFLIGINSGLRMSDIVKLKKKNVISSKNPRIVEQKTGKTRILYLSSLQDLIQDYTKDLEPEDYLFPSTKGNHLKVNTVYQMFQKVANLLGRDDIGTHTLRKTFGYHYYKKTKDVATLMEIFGHSSEKITKRYIGINEDEISETLLTFRLGF; encoded by the coding sequence ATGACCTATAACGTCCAACCATTAAGAACGCAGCAAGAAATCAACGACTTTTTATTCTGTTTACGCCGCAATCAGAACGCAGAACGCGATGTTTTTCTGTTTCTGATCGGTATTAATAGCGGTTTACGTATGTCTGATATCGTGAAATTAAAGAAAAAAAACGTAATTTCCTCAAAGAATCCACGGATTGTGGAACAAAAGACCGGAAAAACACGCATTTTATATTTGAGTAGTTTGCAGGATTTAATCCAAGACTATACAAAAGACCTAGAACCAGAGGATTATCTATTTCCAAGTACCAAAGGTAATCATTTAAAAGTCAATACGGTCTATCAGATGTTTCAAAAGGTCGCTAACCTGTTGGGGCGCGATGATATCGGCACCCACACTCTACGAAAAACCTTCGGTTACCACTATTACAAGAAAACCAAAGACGTGGCCACCTTAATGGAAATCTTTGGTCACAGCAGCGAGAAGATTACCAAACGCTACATCGGGATTAATGAAGACGAGATTAGTGAAACGTTATTAACCTTCCGATTAGGCTTTTGA
- a CDS encoding PadR family transcriptional regulator, whose amino-acid sequence MNKKTTKVLTQPMYYILLSLKEKRHGYEIMQYIDWLTDSRVKVGPGTLYSLLSRFEDDKLIKLVSDDDNKKTYIITDEGKERLNQEVKRLGQLLEDAKLVEGGQEDEFQDRK is encoded by the coding sequence ATGAATAAGAAAACAACAAAAGTGCTGACACAGCCAATGTATTATATACTTTTAAGTTTAAAAGAAAAAAGACATGGATATGAAATTATGCAATATATAGATTGGCTTACTGATAGCCGTGTGAAGGTAGGACCAGGAACACTGTATTCACTTCTTTCTCGTTTTGAAGATGATAAGCTTATAAAACTTGTCTCAGATGATGATAATAAAAAGACTTATATAATTACAGATGAAGGTAAAGAGAGATTAAATCAAGAAGTAAAGAGATTAGGACAATTATTAGAAGATGCAAAGCTAGTAGAGGGAGGTCAAGAAGATGAATTTCAAGATAGAAAATAG